Below is a window of Niabella agricola DNA.
AGCCCGGTATTATAATATGAATTTTTGAATGCTGTAGTATTAAATAGTTAGCAATGAAGACAATTATCGCAGCTACCAATTTTACGGATGCCTCCAATCATGCTGTTGCTTTTGCTGCAGATGTAGCATGTATACTGAAGGCCCGCCTGATTATTTTTCATGTGATCGATGTTGAACCGGCTACGGACGTATTATTTCCTGAAGACTTTTTTGAAGTTGCAAGGAAAAAGGCTGCTGAGTTGCTCGCGGTGTTGTTGCTGGAAATGAAAAAAAGAACGAACGGTGTGATCGAAATAAAAACAAATTACAGAATTGGAACCGTTGTCACTCAGTTGGGAATTTTGTGCAGTCACGAAGCGCCACTCGCCGTTTTTATTGCTTCTCAGTTTGTTTCGTCTTTTGAACAGGCGCTTTGGGGTACGCATGCTGTTTTTATTGTAAAACACAGTGCTTATCCCGTTGTGGTTGTCCCGGCAAATGCATCTATGAATGGTTTTAAAAAGGTGGGAGTGGCACTGGATCCAGATGGTAATGATTCTATTCAGTGGTCCTTGTTAAGAGATTGGCTAAAGCTCTTCAATGCGGAGGCGGATATCGTCGTGGTATTGCCTCATGCTGCGTTGTCTGCAGCCGAAGAACTCCAGGCAATTGATGCGAGGGAACAACTGAATGGGATTATGGTTCGCACCCATTTTGTGACCAATGATGATGTTGAAGAGGGGATTAAAGCACATATCGCAGCAAATGCCCCGGATCTGCTAATCATGTTTGTGAAAAGGCACGGAATCTTTCATAAAAGTATAACAAGGCCATTTATTCTGTTACCCCCGGTTCCGATAATGCTGATTTCCTCTAAGGTAACATATGAACAAGAGTTCCCGGAAGAGGAAGCCGCTGAATGATTGGTTGCATTTCCATGCCACGGAAGCCGGAAGTGCCATGTAATCAGCGTTCCTATGAAAAATAGCAACGTAAAAGTAGGGTGGATAATGACATCAGCGCGTGAGAAAGCGCTTAAATACGTACCTGTTTTTGTTGGATAATTGTAAATACTGCATTTTATGAAAAAGGATTTTAAGGGTGCATCACTTCTTTTCCCGTTCCTGTTATCGTGTTTGTTCCTGTTTATTGGTTGCGGAACTTCTGTTCGGTTAACAGCTTCCTGGAGCAGTGGCAGTAAGGAGGCGCGATTGTCTAAAATATTAGTGATGGCTATTGGGAAAGATCTGGAGAAAAGAACGCTGGGAGAGACGTCCGTAAAAAAGGAGTTGCAGCGAAACGGCATTGCCGGATTAACGAGTATTGAAGAATTTGGTCCTGATTTTGCACGACAACAGGATTCAATAAAGATACGGCAGGCGCTGTTGAGCAAACAATTTGACGGTATATTGACGATAAGAGTGCTGGACATTCATGAGCATGACCGGTGGGTACCGGGTGATGATTATTATGGTCCCATCAGTTTTTACCATCGGTTCTATAGCTATTACTACAAGGTCTGGAAGCATTATATAAACCCGGGCTACTTTGTTACGGATGTAGAGGTTCTGCTGGAAAGTAATCTTTATCGCGTGTCAACAGGCGTGCTTTTGTGGTCGGGGCAATCAAAGGCGTTCAGCAGGAACCCAACTCCAGCCATGGCTGCCCGTTATGCGAAAAATATTGTCGAGGATATGCTTCAGAAAGGAGCGATTTCCAGGTAGTAATACCCCTGGATAAATAGCGATCGGTTGCTTTACAGTGCCGCGATCGTTCAGTAAAGCTTTAGGCGAGTTGTCAATTTTTCATTCATGCTGCCGAAAGCCAGTTCAAACTACCGTATATAACAACGAACCGGTATCGCCGGTTTGTTGGGGCAGATCCGCCGGAATTGTGATTCTTGGATGTACAAAACTTTTTATTATAAAGAATATTTACAGGTGTCCTGGCCCTGCCACCTTTCCAGCACTGTTTTGATACTGATGATTAACGGGATCCGTTGATCTTAGAAATACTTCGGAATTTTAGCAAAACCTGGTAAAGCACTGTTATATGCGCTGTAAACAGTAGTATATTTTATTCTTTGCTCAACTCGCCAAAATTGGATGTAAACACCCAAACTACTGAGCTAATGAATGCTGAATCTCCGAACGGACCTGCCGTTCATTGAGCAGACCTTTACAGGCTGGTGCAATCTGCATATGAATTGCTATTATTAAATGGCGACTGGAAACCTTGAAATATTGCGCACTATTAAAAAGAGGCGTTACGTTCTCAAAACATTGTTCCAAAAAGGGAAGGCTGGATCATTTATTGAGGCTATGGCATTATTATTAAAGGGAGTAATCTCCGCAATTGCCGTGAGGGATTAAGTTAAGTAAGTTTGTCGGCGATTGTGAAAAGGTGATTCAGGAAAATGAAGAAAGATGCCCCGATAGTTTGCATAGAACGCCGGCAATTTAACCCTTGCACCATCCTGTTTATAATTTGCATTGATACCCAATATATATAACAGCAGCGCCCGTTTTATTCTTCCCATTGCTGCTGTTCTTCTGAATATCAACTAAGCCATAATTTCCACCGGCCTCTATGAAAGCACTACAGCCACCCGCAATTTTATAATCGACACCCAAATGGCCGCTTATGCCGGTATTAAAGCGGTGTAAATCGCTGGTAATATTATTCTTGCTGTCAAATGACTGTGCTACTGGATTCAGGGGCTCCGCTTTGTATTTATCGAGATAAATGATGCTGGTGCCCTTTGTAATGTTTTTAGCGCTTAGGAGATAGCTGGCAAAAGGTCCTGCAGCAATATATGTGCTCCATTTCTTTTTGAGGTTTAGGTGGTATTTGGCGAGTA
It encodes the following:
- a CDS encoding porin family protein, with product MKKFILALAITAVTSLTFAQIKMKIGVKAGLTIPNLTSGNSDNPLSFGYRSLLAGSAAIHAEFYTSRYFSIQPQLEYSPQGGKKSGIQAFTTPTEISQQFPAGMAPAFLYADYKSRAEMHYIMLPILAKYHLNLKKKWSTYIAAGPFASYLLSAKNITKGTSIIYLDKYKAEPLNPVAQSFDSKNNITSDLHRFNTGISGHLGVDYKIAGGCSAFIEAGGNYGLVDIQKNSSNGKNKTGAAVIYIGYQCKL
- a CDS encoding universal stress protein, which translates into the protein MKTIIAATNFTDASNHAVAFAADVACILKARLIIFHVIDVEPATDVLFPEDFFEVARKKAAELLAVLLLEMKKRTNGVIEIKTNYRIGTVVTQLGILCSHEAPLAVFIASQFVSSFEQALWGTHAVFIVKHSAYPVVVVPANASMNGFKKVGVALDPDGNDSIQWSLLRDWLKLFNAEADIVVVLPHAALSAAEELQAIDAREQLNGIMVRTHFVTNDDVEEGIKAHIAANAPDLLIMFVKRHGIFHKSITRPFILLPPVPIMLISSKVTYEQEFPEEEAAE